Genomic DNA from Theobroma cacao cultivar B97-61/B2 chromosome 3, Criollo_cocoa_genome_V2, whole genome shotgun sequence:
tgttattgtttttatccatacttttaattgtttagtaTTTGGATGAGTATCCATctatttattctaattttttatcatcatttttaatactttatagtattgatttatgaaaaatgtaacataaataaatatatacaaacaaaaaaaagaatattctCAAGTTTGGTTTTCGAAAACCGAACCGAACTAACCAAATTAATTCGATTTTGATTAGTTCAGTTACTTATgaaattcaatttgatttcaattatttttaaacatgaGTTCGGTTAGCTCAATtattagatatctaaaaccgAAATAACTATTTGCTCTTCCCTAacctcaaggacccatcatgCTTACTCCGGAACAACACTGGTGCACTATATAGGGATTTGGAAGGTCTAGTGAATACGACATCAACTAACTCCTTTAGTTAATTCCTCAACTCAACTAACTCTAAGAGGGACATCCGATAAAGGCCTCATGTTGGCGATTATGCTCTTGGTTCCACCTTTATGTGATGATCAATTTCCCTTTGAAGGGGTAACCTATTAGGTAGACTTGCCAATATCACGCCCTTAAACTCATCTAACACCTCAATTGAAGCCTTCACAAAATCCCTTAGGGTATCCTCCAACTTGAGAATTGTGACAAATGTCTCCTCAATTCGTCGTGCACCCTTGACTAGTTGCATTGCCGATAGTAGTTTGGCATTTAAGTTACATCTTCTTTTCACTAGTACTACACATTGCCCTTTGGTGCCCAACACACAAATGTAATTTACAAAAGGCACAAGCAAAGCATTAATCTTATCAAGGAATCCAATGCCAATGACACAATCATAACCATCCATAAGGATTACCCCGATGGGTTGTTTACCTTTCCATGCACCTAATTGTACATTAACTATTATTGAACCCATGGTTGGAATTTCCTTTGAATTCATCATTTTGATAAAACTAGCCTTTCTATTGGGCTTCAAGCTTAGTTTTTTAACAGCACCCTTTGTTACAAATAAGTTTGAAGCCTTTGTGTTAACAAGAGCCTCCAACATTTGTCCGTTCACCATTATGTTAGCAAACATAAGTCCCTTTTTCTGAGAGAATCATTTGGCTTTGATTGCGTTCAACACCATGGATCCAAGCTTTATGGTCTCTATGTCTTGTTCATCCTCCTCTTAAGCAATGGCCATTAACTTGGCCTTTTTTGGACAATTTTTCACCTAATGTGGATCGTCACATAGAAAGCATGATCGTGGCTTTTTCTTCTCATCTTTGGTTAGTTTCCTCATTCTCTCAAATGCCTTTTTTCCTTTGCCATTACCTTCTTTAGAGTGTCAATTTTGGTCTTGCCCATTCTTACCTTTATCCTTAGATTTGGGAGTGGGAGGCTTGTTGTTGAACTTGTGTAACTCAAGCATCAATTTTACCACGCTCATGGCATTTGTGATGTTCTACACACCTCGTTTTTGGAGTTCTAACTTGGCTTATGGCTTGAGCTCATCCATAAAAGCAAAGAGTGCTTCCTTTCATCAATATCGTTAATTTGTAACAATAATTCAGAGAATTGTTTAACATATTCTCTTACCTCACCTTGTTGGGTAAGTTTTTTGAGTTTGTCACGCACTTAATCATTTACATACTCCCTTTGGAACTCCGTCCAAGTGCTGATGGTCTCTCCTTCAAGCTTCTCATCGCACTTATGTCTCCATCATAGCAAGGCGATATCCACCAAATACATGGTTATGGAATTAATCCATAAAGCATCCTTTACAATGCCCATAGCGTTGAAGTATTGTTCCAAGCTTCATAAGAAATTATCCACCTTCTTGGCttttttcttactttgaaATTCCTTGGGCTTGGGCACCTTCCAGCGAGTCCCTAACTGAGTGACTAGCACACCACCTCATGTGGTTACCTCTAGTGTGACGAGTTTGTCCCTAAGCTCCTATACCTTCTACAGTAACAACTCAACCAACTCTTCCAATGCCGTGTCTCGATGGTTTAACATATCCACCAACTTATTGAGGGTTGACTACAACTTTCCATGAAACTTGTCATTTTTGGCCCTTAACTCCTCCATGTTGGCCTCGAACTCCTCGAGTATGTCCCTCATCTTTCTCACAGCCACCTCCATTCTGGCTACTCAACCTTCAAGAATGGACTTCATGTCTTTCGACTTACCTCGCTTAACTGTACCTCTAGTCTCCCTTACCTCTTGGGTGGATGCAAACTGGTCTTTTGCTGACGCCATTTCTCTTCCTTGAACCTTGACTTTGATACTAACTGTCACGTGTCAAAGCTTTAGCCCAATCTTGTACAGCTTTAAACTCTGAAAATAGAACTTAAGTAAGCttcaaaattaacaaaaatgaaagctaaagaaaaaaaagaagaaagaaagctaTTTGGAGAAATGGAATGCTTTGTTGTTTCTTCTATGTGTGTTACAAATAAGGGGAAGGGGTTTATTTGTAGGCTGATGGCCCCCCTTGGTTAGATAAGGTTAAGTTACAAGATAGAGATaggttaagatatttaatttgaaaaaatgatattcaaattaaatccaaattttAATCTAATCTAATAAATTTACATCTAAACCTAGATATACATTAGCAAATCCAAGAGTTCAAATCAAATTAGACACTCTTAAGGGTGTGTGGACATTTCTACCCTATGTCGTGGGCTAGGCCTTTTGATTAGTCTATTGGGCTATCTAGTCTACTGATTTGTTTGGGCTATTTGGTCTACTTGTTGGACCTAGACTAGTTCAAACTCTTAGGTTGTGACACTTCCTTTACtgctattattattgttattattattattattgttgttaTAAAAGTATGAACTCTAAATATGCAAATAAGCAACCACGTATATACACacaaaatatttgaatttaataattttgtctTAAATATTAGATTGCTTCTTAAACTAAACCTTTAAAAGTAAAAGcacatttaattttatgttttataggTCCTATATTGAAATTATTCgattggtttttattttatttttattggatttcgcattgttttttttaaaggcaATTTGTCGAGTTTcattactaaaaaaaatatattgtacaAAAACTAGTAAACCATCCTTGTTGGTAACAGGACAAGTTACACCAAGTAGGCTTGGTACTTTTTGGCTCCTACCCTGCCTTACAGAACCTAGACACATAAACCCACCCAAGTTGCAACTAGGATCAAACTATCCATTGCCAAAGACACTACATTTCACATGACAATACTCAACTACCACTAATTTCCAAATTTCCAATAGACTAACCAAACCAATTAAACTTTCATACCATTTGAACTTACACCTTGTATTTAAATTCAACAAAGAAATCGACTTCCAGTAACAGAGCAAAAATATAACAACACTATAAAACATAATTAGCATTAAAACGGTAGAAAAAAGCACAAGACAACGTATTCAGATTGAAAACTATTCATATTCATTCAAATTGAAAACTATTCATATTCATCTCCTAAAAACAATAGCTACTAAACATTAAATTGAAAACTATTTAGATTCATCCTCGAATTCGTTTTACATTTTTGCTattactttaaaattttcaatcaatgTGTGATTGATATCTCTAAGAGTAGCACTAATCTCAGCAAGAGGGTTCTCGAGTGATTTGGGAGAAACGAAAGAAAGAGTAAGAGTTTTGAGTGATTGGGCTGAATGACAAATAAGGTGAAAAAGATGAGCACCAGACCTCGGCAATGAGGACTTCAATGGTGTTGACGATGAGATGAGCAAAGGAAACATGTTTGAAGAGATTTGGTTGTTTGGTTGAGAGGTATTAGAGAGAAGCTGCGAgtttgagagaaaaagaaaaaaagagaaattactAATAGTTTTGGGTTTAAGGCTTGTTTAGGTTGTTGAAAGTCAATGTTTGGATGTTTAGGCTAGATTTAAGGGGGAAGACTTAGATGACATGGTgttaaggtgaaagagtaaGGGAGTTGCATAGGTGTTACGATTGCCTTGGAGAGGGGGACCATTGATTGAGGGAAAAGAGCAATTGCACcggtgaagaagaaaaaattaaagagcTGGTTAGAAAACTAGGTTTTTATAGCTTTAGGAAAAGTGAAACGGTGCTGTTTAAGAGATAAGGTATATCGGCATGAAAGATTCCATTCTGAGTTGTACAAGGGTTTCTCTAAAAGCATTAAATAATGTGTTTTGCTTAGAAGGGAACTTGAAAGCAAGCCCGAGCCTTTCATTGGGCTCTGTTGAAGATCTAGAAGTAGGCTCATGATTGCATTGCATTTCTAAACATTAGGCCACTTGAAACAAGTCAGAGTGAGCTCATGCTAAAGGAGAAGCTTggtcaaaatttgggtcgAATCAAACCCAAGTTAGGTAAAGGGTTTTCTTATCCATGATATTGTGTGTTCGGCTTTTGTTTGATTAACTTAATGTTTTGTTTATATTGTATTTGTTTACATTCCTCATTTTGTTtgttagttttaattaatatgtaatatatgtaataataaatttataaaaaaaacaaaacaaaacaaaatatttagttCTATGAGACAACATATGggtaatatatatgtatatatatatgataaataaaataagtgtTTAGcttagtaaaaaaataatactttATATTAGTTAATGCTAAAAGAATCTTAATGATGATGCTTagagaaaaatagaatattcacacataggaaaataaaatatttatgcttttaaaaaagggaaaaataaaatcagaGGCGGAGCTAGTCAATTTTTATTGAGGGGCCAAACAGAGAAAAATAagggttaaaatttttttaaaaaataatatattaaatttaatcaacaataaaaagattgataatagaaatatgaaagtaaatataaaactataatgtgtaaaatataaatagttaaaaacgatatataagattaataatttcttcttatataatcagaattatttaaagactatatattcaagataatttcattttaactaaatataaaacgtaaagcatataaaaaatatacttaaattaatttctcCTTACATAAtcaggattaataaaaaatgataaattaataaaattttaagtaacaaTGTAACGTTACAACTTATATTGGAgaactatataataatttattaatttttaaatattaaaatcatagaaaataaaatctaagtaatataaaaagaagaacatgGCAAATAGAAGGTAGATACCACAtatgatataacaaaaaagaaagaaaaagaatacaaTTAATGGTTTGTAGAAATTTgggaaagaaaatttaaaagaacTTAGAACATATGAACAAATagaatagaaatgaaaaaataaacaaatataaattgaaaaaaataaaaaaaaattaaagttgagTGAGATATgtgaaatcattttattattctttatttatattaattattaaataaaaaattattttgcaagagccattaaaaaatatataaaaattttaaaaatctcatatgttatgaaaaaaattttaaaaattttgagggGGCCATGTCACTTAAGGAGGCTCCACCTTTGcataaaatatatagtaatataaaatatattatttggaTTGGACTGAAGATGGAATTTTGCTAATAGTCGTAATTCCAAATTAACTTTCCTAGATGAAGGACTTAGTTAAAATCCTACCAGAAGGATGGAAAGGTTTTAATTGTGTGTcctaatattatttaatctaatcaattaatttcaaataaagaattataaaaataatatatataaaatagcagtaaattttaattttactacTTAATTAtagattataaaattatttaaataaatttaagattATCATAATAAATGTAAATAGTAAAATTTAAGATGATGTATTGTGTAAACCCCATTAATATAGAAATACGTaactatatttaaaataataaaaattgcaTAATAAGTAACAGAAATTAGAAATTATAGAAGGAAAACTTAAAAGAAGTTTAAGACAATAActaaacaaaaaaggaaaataccAAATCCATATTGCATCATTGCATCCTTAACTgccatttctttcatttcttgtaataataagttttcttgaaaaattctcTAAGTTAGAAGATATTTTTGGATTTTACTAAAATCatggaaaaattttaaaaatgtctTCAGTAAAAAGTTATCAATTGTAATAAACAATCGGAGATATGCAttttattgatatatatatttaatgtaagaatttttatttttttttgtggaaACTAATGTTAAACCCGAAAATTTAGTAGAGAGGATCTTCCCCTATTTCTTAGCCCTTAACACCAACCCTCTCAATTGCTAAAGGCGAACACCAGGACTAAAACTGTTCAATATTGTATTATAAGGCGCACCAGAGGTCTAGACAAGCAGCAGGAAAGAATGATTAGTATGTGTAATTTGAGATACAAAATCAATGATTCCTCATCCAAACTACTTGCAAGAAAAGCCGACTTGTTACATTGAAACCTTTGAAGGTCCAAGCATTTTCCTGTCAATGGTGCTTAACATAACATAGACTACATCTTTGATGAATGAATAGGAAGGCATTCCAGGAGCTGATATTCTATCAAATTTGTCAAGGATGGAAACTGATATTGGTGCTTTTCATTCTGTCGGTGCCAACAAGGGATAACATATTGTCATAAACATCTATATACCCATATGCAAAAGTACCAGGAGGACATTCTAAGGCAGCTTCAAGCACTCTGTGGTGAATTCCATGAGAATCAATTGAATGTCCTCCTTCATGATCATGCCCAGCTAGGCATACCTTCACACATTTGTAACGATGAATCACATCCATTACTTGGTCGTAATTCCATAGAAGCGCTTCTTGGCCTGATGCACTTGGATCCAGAGGCAGATGACAACATACAATTACTTTCTGTTTCAAGTTTGTTGCATCCTGAAGTACACCATCCAGCCATTCCATTTGTTCTTTTCCAACAGCTCCGTTGAACATAAGGAACCTTCTATCGAGGCCTTCCAGTCCCTCTGGActgtttttatttgaattcGGGTTTTTTCGTCTCAGGAATTCCAAGGCCTCCAATGTATTTGGATGATCATGAGGCCATCCGATTGCACTGATATCATAGCCATCCAGTACAACAAATCTGTATTCTGGTGTTGGTGAAAAGTCATAGTAGCCATGACCACCACCACGAGGATTTGGGATCTTCAATAAAGGAAGTAACTTATCCCGTGGGAGATTGTAAAGACAATGATTTCCAATAATGTGATACAAGGGACcattaaatttttcaaactcaccGACTACTTTATTCACAGCATTTACAGATTGATCCTTGGGACAACGGCCATCAACTATATCTCCAAAATTAATAGCAAAATTAAGATTCTTGAGGTTGTTCCAGCTCTTGACTGCCCTTTGCAAAACAAGCATACTATGTCGATAATAGCGAGGAACCCCAATGAATGAGCAGCCATCAGGGATATCAGCATACTGGACATCAGAGATAACGCCAAAGGAAAATAGAGGATGTCTGCCTTGCCCATTTGTTAATCTATTTGCAGAACCCATGTGGAATTCACTCCTTAATCccataaaattagaaaatcaATGATTAATTATGCAGTTTTTCCGAGGCCGAAGAATTCAGTCAGAGTTAAATTGAGTAATGAAATGGATTCTTtaggaaataaagaaaaaaaatgtcaaaagaaaagaactaTGCTTGATAGCCGTAATGCGTGTTATTAAACCAGTGATACAAAAATGGACCCAGTAAACAAGAGAATTCTTATCCAATCCACAGCCATCTGTCAAAAGCTAAAGCAATGTAAATAGGAAACAAACTCATCAACCATTTTTAAGTGAAGCAGTTTTGGGTTCTCACTTGGCCATCCCAGAAACTTCATTGCACAtgttcaaaattaaaagaataacCTACCACACCGCACTGTAACAATGGTTTACTACAGCCAAAGCACCTAATTGGGCATATGCTTTTGGATTTCTTCAGTCAATTGTAGCAGAATACGACTCTCGATAGAACAAATGGCAACAACAAAGGCTCCAACTAAAAGGGTGGATTTATTTAGCATAAATGCTTTTGGTGACAAATGGAGGAAAAGTCTTGGAGACTAATTAATCTAACCATTCAACAAAACAAGGCTTATGTAGGTGCATATGAACATCAAAATCCCACAAGTAGAGACACAAGGAAGTAGCTATAGGCATTGAGCATGGTCTATACATGGCCAATCTCAAGAAAACTCATAAGAATGTCACGCTTGAGAAAATTTCTAAATCTTCCTCAAGTTCAACCTTCTAGATTCTAACTTATGCAAATTGCAAA
This window encodes:
- the LOC18604977 gene encoding manganese-dependent ADP-ribose/CDP-alcohol diphosphatase, with product MGSANRLTNGQGRHPLFSFGVISDVQYADIPDGCSFIGVPRYYRHSMLVLQRAVKSWNNLKNLNFAINFGDIVDGRCPKDQSVNAVNKVVGEFEKFNGPLYHIIGNHCLYNLPRDKLLPLLKIPNPRGGGHGYYDFSPTPEYRFVVLDGYDISAIGWPHDHPNTLEALEFLRRKNPNSNKNSPEGLEGLDRRFLMFNGAVGKEQMEWLDGVLQDATNLKQKVIVCCHLPLDPSASGQEALLWNYDQVMDVIHRYKCVKVCLAGHDHEGGHSIDSHGIHHRVLEAALECPPGTFAYGYIDVYDNMLSLVGTDRMKSTNISFHP